From the Huiozyma naganishii CBS 8797 chromosome 2, complete genome genome, one window contains:
- the CDC73 gene encoding Cdc73p (similar to Saccharomyces cerevisiae CDC73 (YLR418C); ancestral locus Anc_4.290), whose product MGVLQNFREHVKNGDAIKLLDNGGGVTEDIVGAVSVQFGDADTIVLDQPTEFLVDGKPTELRVVVHCYLHRDSSAAEYLADCQNKHLTNVSFLQRNDLLSWLSGRSETSAYLQENDATSTLQTGEKLVPAEGTIGETAQNTKEERGDGKEKEEGTSAVEPSAENKLINADPVLVNTLKNERNFFDHNSSLRGSKPIDFGYLIQDSELKLVQSIKASLRSSKNGATNGHVLKTANTRKPTQRKDPIILIPSATSSLITLSNIKQFLEGSRYIDPRQLPSSLNDNLITVEKKFDRLERPIKFIVVNNTRMFTKPEYWDRVVAVFTTGHSWQFNNYQWNTPQELFQHCKGYYFHFSGEEVPQHVQQWNVQRVELDKSQRFKDVEIVRYFWNSLEKELLARGYQ is encoded by the coding sequence ATGGGCGTTCTGCAGAACTTTAGGGAGCATGTTAAGAACGGTGATGCGATAAAGTTGCTGGATaatggtggtggtgtcaCTGAGGATATTGTAGGGGCAGTCTCTGTGCAATTCGGTGACGCGGATACGATTGTGCTGGATCAGCCCACGGAGTTTTTAGTGGATGGCAAGCCCACAGAATTGAGGGTTGTTGTGCATTGCTACTTGCATAGGGATTCCAGCGCAGCTGAGTATCTGGCAGACTGTCAGAATAAGCATCTAACGAACGTTTCTTTCTTGCAAAGAAACGATCTGTTGAGCTGGCTCAGCGGTAGATCAGAGACATCTGCCTACTTGCAAGAGAACGACGCCACGTCCACGTTGCAGACAGGGGAGAAACTTGTACCAGCAGAAGGTACCATTGGAGAGACAGCACAGAACACGAAGGAGGAGAGGGGAGATGGGAaagagaaggaggaggGGACCTCTGCGGTGGAGCCAAGTGCAGAGAATAAACTGATTAACGCGGATCCTGTGTTGGTGAATACCCTGAAGAATGAACGTAATTTCTTCGACCACAACTCGTCTCTGCGTGGGTCCAAGCCAATTGACTTTGGGTACCTAATACAGGATTCGGAACTGAAACTGGTACAATCGATAAAAGCATCGCTGCGTTCGAGTAAAAATGGTGCAACCAATGGCCACGTTTTAAAAACTGCGAACACAAGGAAACCCACTCAGCGAAAGGATCCAATCATATTGATCCCATCGGCGACATCTTCCTTAATAACTCTAAGCAAcatcaaacagtttttgGAAGGGTCGCGGTATATTGACCCACGCCAGCTGCCAAGCTCGTTGAACGATAACCTGATCACAGTGGAGAAAAAATTCGATAGATTGGAGAGGCCGATCAAGTTTATTGTCGTTAACAACACCCGGATGTTCACCAAACCAGAGTACTGGGACCGTGTCGTTGCCGTTTTCACAACTGGCCACTCTTGGCAATTTAACAACTACCAATGGAACACCCCACAGGAGCTTTTCCAGCATTGCAAGGGTTACTACTTCCATTTCAGTGGTGAAGAGGTACCTCAGCATGTCCAGCAATGGAACGTCCAGAGAGTCGAGTTAGATAAAAGTCAGAGATTTAAAGACGTCGAGATTGTTCGTTACTTTTGGAACAGTCTTGAAAAGGAGTTACTGGCAAGAGGTTACCAATGA